Within the Rosa rugosa chromosome 2, drRosRugo1.1, whole genome shotgun sequence genome, the region AAAGATTTCGTAAATCGAGACAAAACTTCCTCTGAGACTATTCAaggtcttcggaacacttctaggatcaatttctcaaaattataagATGATCCAAAGGTCGGATCCGATGATCCAaaggtcggatcctcacggatcacaaATCGAAAAAATCGAAATTACGTAAATCTAGCATGCTTCAATTTATCACAACAAGACCTCATGATATATCGACAAGCTCGTATCGAAAAGCAGGTGGCAATCATGAAAATAGAACCCAAACACCTGGCTGAACGCGTCACCGGCAGTGGCTGAGCGTGGGCTCCATGCGCCGCCGGCGACCCCAAAATTGGGTCACgaaacctatgccaaaatgttcatctcaacatatacaacaattttcacagctagcacaaagtctgaatcaaagccatttggccgaaATTTACCTCTAAAAATTCAAGAATCGGTGAAACCATAGAATTTCAAATCCTTAATTCAACCCTCACACTTCAAATCGTTGCcagccgcttggagggaagcatccaTGTCTCCTAAGCTTCGAAAGCTCTCAAGAATCATCGCCGGAGGTGGCAGGAATCGGGAGTTCTGATGAAGCCCTGAAGCAACGCTACCACCAACTTTTCCTCCTTGCTGCGCCTTCTACAGCCAAAATCGTGCCACCAAACCACAATAGACTTGAAGAGGGAAGAGAGGCGAATCGAATGGGACCGGTGGCGCTCCAATCCGTGGCCGGACAGTGAAGTTATCGCCAGAAAACGAGGGTCGACGGCGGAAAGAGAAAACAGCTCGGggtttccaaatttggaaaccttagatttttctgattttattttcgGATTTTTCCATTTATaggaaaatttccaaaattggaaacttcTTCTGATGACCATAActttttcatacgaactccaattttcgTGTTCTGCATATCCACGGGCTCGTATCAATGCGCTCTACGATTTCCATGAAGGACgttttcacagaatcctaatgtataaaaagtcaacccttgaatcgAAGCATTCCTAGCGAATAATTGTCCGaaataatttctatttttcGATTAATCATAAGAACAAGGCAAAGAAACTATAATTTTTACCAACTGGGACATTTATTAATTTCACGTAAAAAACACGAAATTGACACGAAAATTCAGGTCATTACAAGAAGGGACATGCTCCTTTTGTGATATTAAGTAACCCCTCTCGGGTAtagtacttaactacttaagtcatgcatttAAATCCGGCTAGGTATCTAGTGCATTACcctaagtgcataaagtttgaagatgaagaaatcaagcaaaccaaccaagcttatctctaagtgattgtaattcaTAACTTCTAcatgcacacctagtgtgctttcatgctttagCTCTCAAAAATTACCAAGTTCTAAACATATATTATACCATGACATGGAAAATACAcatactcaaagtggtaaagtttaagcatatgcattcaactcttgaactagcacGTGGACATgttaaagaaaattgcatcacaTCATATTATAACATCAactcatacaagattggctagagCTTTCAACcttagccccaacaaagtaactactcccTCATGACCATACACattagcatcaaatctataatATACATCAAGataattaaagagttaagggaaagaatgaactagttgaagcttgacaaattgaTTGCTCCTTGATTGCTTCTTGgatcctccttgatggtggaatggatggatgatgGACTTCTTGTTGATGATGgatgaatggaatggtgataaagatatgatgctcctttggctactttgagtggtagtgatggagtagtagtggtggtgatggagtcatggtggtggaagatggtagttgtggtggtgatgatggaggGGATAAAGTAGTAAAGGGAGTATGGGCTTGGActttgggaggtggagatggaaatTTTATGGTAGAGATGTAGAGAgaaaagagatgtaatgggTGGTATGAGGAGTGGTCTTCTTGAATGAGAGAATATGTGCTTAAATTGGGATGAGAGAGGTGTAAAATGATGATGGAAAGCAAAGGGAGCAGCTAGCTTCATGAATGGAGCAAAAAGGAAGAGTGTCGGTTGTGGTAATAGATCCCAAAATCAAGAGGAAAAGATAAATAAGGGGTGACCTATATTAGGGTAGGTAATGATGAAGAAAAGGTAGTGATTATACCCTAAAACCTAGTAGATTTTTGGGCGATGATAGTGGTGGACTTTTGGGTAATATATAGTACTTGAGACGGTatggaaaagaaggaaaatggATGGCGTTGATTTTGAACCAAAATGTTTGGGATTTGGTTGTGAGAGAATGATGATGAATGGATGTATTGGAATAGGTACAATGTTACTCCTCCTCCTTGCTCCTCCACGAATATGGCCGGAAAATACATGGCACCACCATGAGTGGTGGTAGGCCGCCATTTGTGGTGTTTGCCGGAATTTAGAATTTTACTTTTTGCTCCACATTTGACCGTCATTTTTCCTAGCTCCAATTCTCCACTTCAAAGCCCAAAATGGATGTTTCCTTTACTCTTGTAATATtcctagataaataagaaaataatttaGTGGAAGCTAAAACAGACTCAAAAACAAGTTAAATTCAATACTCAGGagaatgcatatatatgtaaatTATGGTCTAACACCCAATAATAtctaataaacttttattgccccccaataaaacccaataaactACGGTCTAACACccaataaaagtttttttttttttttaatcaaacccagAGCCGGGTGCCaatatatattcatctaaaaccagaataggccgttacatacccttccgctgccatgtaaagacagacaagaagatagtggtagtacccacagtgatacatagaaatagatCCACTCATTAGACATGTCATGTACGTAGACATAGCGGAGATGTGGGGTAATAAAAGTTTCTGGCGATCTCTCCAGTAACCTATAAGATCTccaacgacctctttggggacctccggctTGTGATGAGATTCTGGCGAATTCTtcaatgactttttaattattcgGAGGGCAAACTTATATTTTCACATTTAAATGTGGTAAGTGGGCATACAAATCTTTTAGTGGAGTAAATGGGCATTTGTTACGCCAAATTTGGGCATTTGCCAATAAAAAATGATATAAAGTAGTATTTGTAGGGGGGAGACATGGAGTTGTTATTTGTTTATAAAGGACTACTCACTTAAGaaacagtttttaagggactatGAAGGAAGGAGTGAATCTAACAGCTGAAGacaaatgcacagttttaagttgttataatttcagcTTTTgggagaaaaattcagtcaccgtccccaaactatgctaccaaggccaatttgatacccgaactctcaaaagtaccaatgtgatacccaaacacgtattttgacatcaaggTGATATTTCcgtcaaaaattcctaacgggaccgtatgtttgctgacgtggcaagcacgtggggtcctatgtgatatttttatcaagggcagaatagtcttttactactaactaatttaaaaaaaaaaaaaacgaagcaCAGAGCTCcatctcccccccccccccccccccactcgGTTCTGGTTTTCGggtttcttggtttttatgGCTTTGGAGGCTATcagtctctcgctctctctccttctctcgacCCCCGTCTCCTCTCTCTCACCAACTTCATCCTTGATTTCTTCACTATCCACCATGCCTCCATATCCATAGtacctattagtactcctccacGACCAGCCGATTCGGACACCAACATCGAAGACGACGATGTCGCCGCAGCCGTCAATTTCGAAGATGACAAGGATCACCATCCCCAAAACGACGCCGTTGTTTTCCCACTCGCAGCTGCTCCCCAATGGCGAATTGTGAACCAGAGGCAGAGGGGAGTGTTGTCACTCAGATTAAACGACGACGTCGAGGGTTATGAGCGGCTGCTGGCGGAGGTGGCGTCGAAGTCGCGGTGGCTGAAGTGGTCAAGAGGCCTTGATGGTGGCGGTGGCTGTGCGTTCATCGACGGCTTGGGTAaagattagatttttttttttgtggtaaatTCTGGGTGTGTGATATTGAGGATGGTTGATGTTATGGTTATTGGGTTTGTGATTGTGATTGGGTGTGTTCACATTGAAGAGAAGCAGAACTGCTAGCTTGTGGAGGGAGGACCAGCCGCCGGGAGGCTCGGAGAAGGCGGCAGAGACAAGATCGGAGACGACGAAGCAATGTTCTAATCGATCTATCTGGGCttttactttctgggttttcaatcaATCTCTCTCATGAACATCTCCattactttctgggttttcaatcgAAGAACCTCAAACTCTTGGTTGCTCTCTTCCTCAAGCAGCAAAGCAGAAACTCTTGGTTATTTTCTGGTTCGATTTCTGATTCTTCAAGGTTAAAGTCTCTCTCTGAAACTCTTGGTGAGTTACTGTGTTGAAATTGGAAGTATGTAGCTTCATACTATGCCTCAATTTATATTTAGGGATTAGATTTTAAAATGGCTTTGCTTTCGATTCTAGTCATGCAAAAATCATGTATGTAATCTAGCcgaaattatttttgtttatgttgtttgTCCGGAAATTGAATTGCAAAGGTTATGGGGTGAGGCAAGAGGCTGTGGTGGCATACGGTGCTCTTTGTGCTGTGGTTTGTTCAATTCCTATAACTTCAAATGGAAGACAGAACCATGTTATGCTTGGGAGCTTGGTTGACCAGTTCGTTGGTTGGGCGTTGCTGTTGCTTAGCAATTTCACCGTGATTAGATTGATCGAGCTATCAAATTGTATTGGCTTGTATTGTACTATTGTATGATTAAAATCATTAAATTGGGGTGGGTGGCTGATGACGTTGTCAGGTAAGTAAGGAAATGTGGTGGCGGAGCTTGCAGCGGAAGTTGCGGCGGTTTGGCTAGAggaaaatcccagaagaagaagaagaagaagagaaagaagaaaaagaaatgaaaagaaaaaaaaatgaattaaaaaaaggtaaattggtcttttttttttttgggcccacgtgcttgccacgttaGCAAACCGACGGCCccgttaggaatttttgacggaagtatcatcTTGATGTCAAAATaagtgtttgggtatcacattgatacttttgagagttcagaTATCAAATTGGTCTtgacagcatagtttggggacagtgactgaatttttctcgcTTTTAAATCTCATATATGTTGTTATGATACATTTATTCCTCACAGTTTTTCCTTAGGTGAGTAAGagagtttatttatttatttatttatttattttggagagAATGCAAGAGTGTCGTTTGTAAACTTGCTAAAATAGCGAGTGTAATAAAATTTTAGAATTTTTCTTATCCAAACAATaagaaatacaattaaaaaaaatcctGGAACTATGTTATGTACCAACAATTTACTTCCACTGCTTGCTGGCTTTAGGTATATCCACAAAGACACTTACAATATCAAATGGTCAGAAATTTTAGCTAGATTAGTTGGGTTTATCTTTTCCTGTTGTCGTTTTGGGTGATTTTGACTGTATACTTAATCGATGAAAAGAATGAGAAATCTAGATCCATGTCACTCCCACAGGCATTGTAAATCTTACATTCCCTTTGTTTCCTAGTCTACAGACTACCATATATATAGTGCGCAAATCACTATTGTCCGTCTCCAGATTTTGTTCAAAGTAATGACATAGCACATGTTTCTGACTTCTGAAAACGCCTACTATCTGTGAATCTTGGTACCGGAAAATGCGATAAGTATGCAACTGCCACAAAGGTGAAACTTTCTGCCACCTGAAACGACAATTAATTTGAAGAACTGGCTTAAAAAGCCAAGGAAAGAGAATATATTTGGTAGAAGGTACAAGCTTTAATAGTATAATTACCTCTGCAACAGGGTGGACAAGCTGAAGAAGAACTTCTAGTGTGACTACTGTTTGAGTATCACACGTATATTCCCAGCCCTAACTCTTTCGGATTTGTCTCCACCATCCATGCAGGCCTGTTCAAGAACCATAAAATCTttagaaaaggaaaatggaataGCCAACATTGTATCAAAATGGAACCATAAAATCTttagaaaaggaaaatggaataGCCAACATTACATATAACTACACTCGATCTATGCGCAGGAAATGAAATAACAGAAAGTGGGAGCAGCACAGAATTCTTATTTTCTGCTATGCTACCCATAAGGCATGAGGAAAACACTTCTAAAAAGCGAAAACAATTTACATCACCTCCCCTCCATAGCCTCCAACCAGAACCAAAAATCCCAGGCTCTTAGATTCATCCACCAGAACAACCTTATATAATATCTAACTCAACCTTCCTCAATGGGTGTCACAAAAATCTTTACCAATATAGGTTATGAACCAGACATAATTGATTATAAGATCATAGGTTATATGTCAGAGCAGAGAATGTATCGGAAAATTTACTTGTTCGTAACAAAATTTATTGTGCCTTGTGCAGCACGTTTGAGAAGGACTTCCCTTGCCTCAATTGCAATCCCTTCAGCCTATACACAGAGAATTTGATAAAAAGGCTTATTGCATCAAAGTGAAGCGTTTAGGTTTATAAACAACTCGGCTCTATTACACACCTCTTCTGGAAACCAAACTCCAGGCTTTGTGCTTCCCTCAAGAACTGCCAGAACAAATGCAGATGTTGCAGTTCCAACTGATCTGGAAAACAGATTCTATGTCAGTCACATCTCATTCAGATCCTACAGTAGGTACTTTCAAATACATATGTCCCAAGGATTACATCTAAAACAACCTTGTAACATTTAATAGACATTTAAAGAGgaccccaaaagaaaaaaagaaaaaagataaataGATCTTTGGGCAGCTTAAGACTTACACAGAAAGCCTCTTGTGACTGAATACACTTACTGTATTGCGGCCGCCAGAACAGTCCAAATCAACCTGTCATAATCAcccccaaaaagaaaaaagatggtaagagaaaagaagaaagctgAATTGCGGTAACAGAGATGGTGCAAGTACTCAAAATACTCCAAACAATGTGTATATTACTTCTCCTTATCTAATACTGAAAAAGTTAGAGATAGAAGATGATTAAATAAAACCTCAAATAGTACTTTTAGTGTCTATATTGCCTCACCCGCATTGATACACGCTCTCCAGCAATCTCATCAACTGCTCTGACTACAGGGTCAAACATTTGAACCATCTGTTGGACTTTGCTTCTGTCTCTCAACAACTCCTGCAATGTTCAGGTCTAGATTATTATTAAATTATTATAAGAACTAGCAAACTAGTTTAGAAGTCAAAATTTAATGTTTTGTTATCAGTGAGCATAATATaacaaattttcatatttttagtCAACTAATTATCATTTGAAGTCTAAACTATTTACTATGGGGACTATCAATAAAAGTTTCAAATTTTACAGCTAGAAATACAAATCTGAATCAACTGAACAGATACAGGACACTTTAAATGTCATAGCTTACTGCAGGAAGAATAGTCATGGCTTCCATTGCCCAATTCCAAAAGAAGGGGGCAGTTCCAAACCGGGCACTGACAGTAGGTACTCCTAGGATCTCGTGAGTACTTCTTACCTCTGGCAAATTCCTGAAAAAATTAAGACCATGTTCAGTACAAGTACAACTGTACAAAGCTTTTCTTATTGGGACCAAACGCAACTTCATAGTGTACTAAATTACTACATGAGCAGAGAGACAGAAAGTCAGAAACCAACTGGTTCATCTAAATAGAAATCAGTATGCTTCCAAAAGAATGGGAATGTAGGCCCGATCTGACCTCTGGAAAGTGATTTGAGAATAAAAAAGACATCTCATGGAGGGCTACTATGCTATCCAAGTCTTAAAAGATATTCTGCAATCCATCAACTACTGCATGACTCGCAAACCCTCATTGATATAATTGACAAAACTCAACCTGGCTATGAGAGAGCCTCTCATAAATGTTTAGCTGTACCACCATTTTGGTAGATAATAAGTATATCTGTTTTGCAATTCTTGCAACAACTGTGGAGGGACTTCTTCGATTTATCAATCTTTAATGCAGCTTCCAGTATGGGCATTTTGTCAGTCTCCCTAACCATGCTGAATTATTATCATTGACCCATTTTATTGTATCTGTTAGTGATAGGGAGTGGTATAAACTGGTGATTGATATGTTACGACATCAAAAAGAAAGAACATACCTAGAAATCGAACAGGAAATGGTCTGTAGCAATAAGGTTCAAATGTTTCTCTACCCTGTTGATTTTTGGTGTTGGGGTGGGTGGGGGAGGTGGACTCTGTGAGACTTATTTGCATCATCTTCACACTGACCATATTGGCATTGTTAAATGGTTTTTCAGGTGTGCTTTTATATAATTGACTGGACATATGACTCTGTGACTCCAGACTCATGCATAAAACTGTAGCTTCTTCGAGAGCAATATCTTCTTGCACAACTTACAATAGATAAACATCTTTCTTTCCAATGCCTTTTCCAAAGTCAATCTTCAGCATTCCACTATATGGCCTTAGTTTGATCTTTTCTCCTGATTGAGGAGCCCATTATCATGGTTAGGTGTGTGACATACAGAATTCCTGATTAGTTATCAAACAcagagaaaaggagaaaaatttTGTGTAGACATGGTTGATACCTTTATTAAATGCAACAACCTCCTCTCCAAGAAGCAAAAAACTAGTAGCTAAGATGGTTGGACCAGCCCCACCAGTACCTGCTGTGTAGTAGAAGAACCTGGCAAGGTCATATATGCACATGATTTGTTAGGAACAGAATTCATCTTGTAGCCTATCATAGGGGTAATCAAGAAGTGTTTGAAAATCAGTAAACCCCCAAAGCAATTAATCTTAAAGTCGGTAAAAGTGACGTGAGAGGCTAATTGGGGAAGATTGGTCATGGATCTTGAGAAGTGTGGCCAAAGAAAGTATatattttgatttgatttgaaacACATTGTAATTGGAAGACACCACTCAAACTACATAAAGACTCCAGAATAGAAAAAAAGACCAAGTACACGCCAACAATTGGAGATGCATTTGTAACCTCAAGTTTAGAAGAAAATTGTTACCTTAGCCTTTCtggttttcctttgttttcacTTCTTGCGACACGAACTAGTTCTGCAGCCATCACTGTCATTATAGCAGTGGCAGTCAGTTTTAGGTAGACAAGGAAATTGTAGATATAGTCCACCTTTCACTTTCACATAAAATATTATCTTTGAGCACCTATAAACTTATGACTACATATATCTTAAATAGGTGTTCTAACATCTAAATGAATGGGAAAGTCGTTAACAATGGCACATAAACCTAGGCATCATGAGTCCTTGAGATTTTCTAAAACTTGCATGGACAAATCTAAATTTATAATACCACATTATGAGTTTTGATTCCTTCAATTTTACATGTGAGTTACAACTGTTCTCAATTCAACAAACCCTAGTAGGGGTTTCTCAGCTTAGGCTATTTTAGCTCTACCTATGGCAAGACAATAACACCTCTCACCTATATCCATGGATAAAGAAGACTGGTATTTCAGATTACTAGTATCTTACATTTAGCTTTATAGGAACATATCTTTCAAACTTCATCTTGTTCAAtcaattttctttagttttatatCAAACACAGATCATATATATGCACCCGCTTGTGTACCACATTTGTGTATTACAAAACAAGATGGGCTGAAG harbors:
- the LOC133731969 gene encoding uncharacterized protein LOC133731969 isoform X2 gives rise to the protein MAGASLSSLHLKSAAIRIRTSSTIVNVASATETQTSTRVQLPQKTRNSRVLVLGGTGRVGGSTAIALSNLCPDLQIIVAGRNREKGTEMLTTLGANSEFCEVDINNEKSLEAALEDADLVVHAAGPFQQAEKCTVLEAALKTKTAYVDVCDDTAYAFRAKSFHDRAVAANVPAITTGGIYPGVSNVMAAELVRVARSENKGKPERLRFFYYTAGTGGAGPTILATSFLLLGEEVVAFNKGEKIKLRPYSGMLKIDFGKGIGKKDVYLLNLPEVRSTHEILGVPTVSARFGTAPFFWNWAMEAMTILPAELLRDRSKVQQMVQMFDPVVRAVDEIAGERVSMRVDLDCSGGRNTVSVFSHKRLSVWNCNICICSGSS
- the LOC133731969 gene encoding uncharacterized protein LOC133731969 isoform X1 — its product is MAGASLSSLHLKSAAIRIRTSSTIVNVASATETQTSTRVQLPQKTRNSRVLVLGGTGRVGGSTAIALSNLCPDLQIIVAGRNREKGTEMLTTLGANSEFCEVDINNEKSLEAALEDADLVVHAAGPFQQAEKCTVLEAALKTKTAYVDVCDDTAYAFRAKSFHDRAVAANVPAITTGGIYPGVSNVMAAELVRVARSENKGKPERLRFFYYTAGTGGAGPTILATSFLLLGEEVVAFNKGEKIKLRPYSGMLKIDFGKGIGKKDVYLLNLPEVRSTHEILGVPTVSARFGTAPFFWNWAMEAMTILPAELLRDRSKVQQMVQMFDPVVRAVDEIAGERVSMRVDLDCSGGRNTVSVFSHKRLSVSVGTATSAFVLAVLEGSTKPGVWFPEEAEGIAIEAREVLLKRAAQGTINFVTNKPAWMVETNPKELGLGIYV